aatttctttcaaataatGCGAGGTCGGGCTATAATAAACATGATCAGGTACTCCTTATCAAAAGAAAGAATTATCACCAGAGATTCCACGCACCTTTTAACCGACCTAATTTTTAGTACATTCAAATCAACAAGATAAGACCACCGACAAAGATAAGGGGAGTCTGTACATTTCCTAGATAAATTGATTAAATGTGATGAATTGTTAATAAGTCGTAACTGAAACTTACGAGTGATTGGTTGTACAGTACATAcaatgaaaaaatacattttaatacTTTTCCTGCAAGTGGCGCTGGCGTGAGTGTAAACCATTTATAGCAATGTTTATAGacaaatgtttaatttttcatcgaaCAAACCCTTTCTTATCAAATCAGCGCGAACGAAGCATATTACACCAAAATTCATATTTCTCCAGCAAAGAAATGTTTGATTCTCGAAGAGCCTAATCGACGAACGTTTAAAGGTCTTCATTCATCTGACAGCAACGGACTGCAAGTTCTTAGAAAACCAGCGGTATCGGTACCGTCTGACGTGTCTGAAAACAGCCAAGATGAATccgaaataattgaaattttcgcaaGGGAGTTGATCCTTTTGGAAACGTACGTCGATACGATTTGCAGAATAAAAGAATCTGTTCGTTCGCTTTCACGACACGGCCAAATCATGGACGAACtagaaattttaaagattGTCGATGGAGGTGATCCGGCTAATCGAATCGACGTCGTTTTTATGGGAGATGGGTATACACTGGATGAAcgcgatcaattttttgacGACATTCGTCGACTGACAATTGATATGTTCAACGGAGATACTTTTCGGTCGTATCTTCCTCTGTTCAATATTTGGGCTGTGTATGTTGAAAGTAATTCAAGTGGAATTGGTTATAATGGTGCAAACGATACACCATTTCGACTTTATAGAGAAGCTGGACAATTAAGAGCAATTTACACAGCTAATGCTCAGTATGCCCGACAGGTTTGCCAATCTATGGGACCTGGCGGGTGTGATTATCCATCCCTAATTGGAAACGATGATTACTACGGTGGACTCGGTGGTGAATTTGTTATATCAACGAAATCAGACCGTACCGGAACAGTTGTGTTGAGACACGAAATGGgacattcattcataaatgttGGTGATGAATATGATAACGGGCCAACGTATTATGGAGTAAATTCGGCTCCCAGTCTTAATGCAGTCGATACTACATGGGGGCATTGGTTGAATAGCGAGAGTCTAAGGGTGGAACGAGTAACTTACAGGCTACTGGAATATCCATGGGCAGATCTCAGTGACGGCGAGCAATCGTTCACATTTGTTTCTGATGGACAATATTCTAGATGGTACCTTCTGTTGTCTGTCAGTGCTGCAG
This genomic stretch from Bradysia coprophila strain Holo2 chromosome II, BU_Bcop_v1, whole genome shotgun sequence harbors:
- the LOC119067737 gene encoding uncharacterized protein LOC119067737; translated protein: MKKYILILFLQVALAANEAYYTKIHISPAKKCLILEEPNRRTFKGLHSSDSNGLQVLRKPAVSVPSDVSENSQDESEIIEIFARELILLETYVDTICRIKESVRSLSRHGQIMDELEILKIVDGGDPANRIDVVFMGDGYTLDERDQFFDDIRRLTIDMFNGDTFRSYLPLFNIWAVYVESNSSGIGYNGANDTPFRLYREAGQLRAIYTANAQYARQVCQSMGPGGCDYPSLIGNDDYYGGLGGEFVISTKSDRTGTVVLRHEMGHSFINVGDEYDNGPTYYGVNSAPSLNAVDTTWGHWLNSESLRVERVTYRLLEYPWADLSDGEQSFTFVSDGQYSRWYLLLSVSAAGEEDSLEFLLDGEALPWASRGSDDREFYDWYGSEGFPAGNHSFSVRSKTASTNPDIPRMICSVQLHEFGNEDEFTMDNDHISAYPIWDERRRVTYRPTNAGCLMRNMTTNQFCSVCKEGMWHQFLRRISLIDDVEVSKVPIGDTKRVDLHTLKLGQLRESGNEVADERLEVRWSHNGQEQPQLNNQFEIDAKVGTWSVNVQLISNEVRNDPNALLQDTSHFTVTLPANSTIPQ